A single genomic interval of Stieleria maiorica harbors:
- a CDS encoding secretin N-terminal domain-containing protein — translation MHFHLTSCSDSQAPRDATSCRRPRQSARLAGSVLRLLLVSMLAAAASMSSVAAQEQRPSGDASGDAEQNARPTAADPDSVDAAGEQAAPSPSDQTAGPGYTSDARGTDVTPEEAARILLEELDRPRENLLRFNFTGASWKDVLNWMATEGDLSLQIDRYPEGSISFIDRNRMYTVAESLDLLNRLLLDRGYALVRRGRMLFLVDLEVENADKLISELADLVPLEELESRGKSDIVTAIFPLGSMTPDEAKTQLPQMVGPWGRVIVLDSARQAKVTERAEKLVAIREVIKQSDQEVHEIKLQHRSAEELLQTARPLLGLESDENSNDDIRISVGLYGDRIYATGLRSKVSILENLIAKADQPLEGAADASEAEVARPVFQTHFVRVADPATVFEVLQTLLQDEPGTRVAIDPATNAIIAFATPNTHKQITEVIAKMEGSGENFEVFQLKRIDPAQALLTINKYFGVTEENTNGPIVDGDPATGKLWVRGSQDEIEQVRRLLEQLDGTGSDGLLSGKVRLLPLSGRQAEDALRQLQLYWRMTGRDNAIRVLSPSGGIESNRIRERKIQRAPSDSDTQTPPSTREGSSNLDASRFDSRRFYYLTQAPAATAGTEPVGEDSAANTQPVAVSQSPDIMIELTPNGIRIASDDTEALDELEELLSQLIGPMGAQSELPTIYWLKYLKADVAAEMIASILGGGDSSSSLTDTITGGLGGGMLGGLMGMAGGGGGETSTSKSILTSTGSVSIVPDLRLNALFVQANEVDLQVIEMVLEKLDIEESPEDIELSSTPRMIPVLYQDATEIAKVVKEVYADRMGGADQGRSNGGGGGGGRGGGQPSPEDFIAALRGGRGGRGGGSEAAKSERSKIVVAVDTRSNSLVVTATTKDFEEIQILVEALDQGGRVNEDETVVYTLPGTLNGNTIVQALEAILSAKVETKESSSSSSSTPGTRSDGDNNNSSDAADAMRQRIEAFRARFGGGGGRPGGFGGFGGGRPGGGGGSPFGGGGGGRPGGGGGRPGGGR, via the coding sequence ATGCATTTTCACCTTACATCGTGCTCGGACAGCCAAGCCCCCCGCGATGCGACCTCCTGCCGCCGGCCCCGGCAATCTGCCCGGCTGGCCGGATCGGTCCTCCGACTTCTGCTCGTTTCGATGCTGGCAGCGGCCGCGTCGATGTCCAGCGTTGCGGCACAGGAACAAAGACCATCAGGCGACGCATCAGGCGACGCCGAGCAGAACGCACGACCGACCGCCGCGGACCCCGATTCGGTTGATGCGGCCGGCGAACAGGCGGCCCCCTCGCCGTCGGATCAAACGGCCGGGCCCGGTTACACCTCCGACGCACGCGGGACGGACGTGACACCGGAAGAGGCCGCGCGGATCCTGCTGGAAGAGCTCGACCGTCCCCGCGAGAACCTGCTGCGATTCAATTTCACCGGAGCCAGTTGGAAAGATGTGCTGAACTGGATGGCGACCGAGGGCGATTTGTCGCTGCAGATCGATCGCTATCCCGAAGGTTCCATCTCCTTCATCGATCGCAACCGGATGTACACGGTCGCCGAATCGCTGGACCTGCTGAATCGATTGCTGTTGGACCGCGGATACGCGTTGGTGCGACGTGGACGGATGCTGTTCCTGGTCGATTTGGAAGTGGAAAACGCCGACAAGCTGATCAGCGAGTTGGCGGACCTGGTTCCGCTGGAGGAGCTGGAGTCGCGCGGCAAGAGCGACATCGTCACGGCGATCTTTCCGCTCGGCAGCATGACCCCCGACGAAGCGAAGACCCAGCTGCCCCAAATGGTCGGCCCGTGGGGGCGGGTGATCGTGTTGGACAGCGCCCGCCAAGCCAAGGTGACCGAACGGGCCGAGAAACTGGTCGCGATCCGCGAGGTCATCAAGCAGTCCGACCAGGAGGTGCATGAGATCAAGCTGCAGCACCGTAGCGCCGAGGAACTGTTGCAAACCGCTCGGCCGTTGTTGGGCTTGGAATCCGACGAAAATTCCAACGACGACATTCGAATCTCCGTCGGCCTTTACGGCGACCGCATCTACGCCACCGGACTGCGATCCAAAGTCAGCATCCTTGAAAACCTGATCGCCAAAGCCGACCAGCCGCTCGAAGGTGCCGCCGATGCGAGCGAAGCCGAAGTCGCTCGCCCCGTGTTCCAAACCCATTTCGTGCGAGTGGCGGATCCCGCGACCGTGTTTGAGGTGCTGCAAACGCTGCTGCAAGACGAACCGGGAACCCGCGTGGCGATCGATCCGGCCACCAACGCGATCATCGCCTTTGCCACCCCCAACACGCACAAACAGATCACCGAGGTGATCGCCAAGATGGAAGGCAGTGGCGAGAATTTCGAGGTGTTTCAACTCAAACGCATCGACCCCGCCCAAGCACTGCTGACGATCAACAAGTATTTCGGCGTCACCGAAGAAAACACCAACGGGCCGATCGTTGATGGCGATCCGGCCACCGGCAAGTTGTGGGTCCGTGGCTCCCAAGACGAAATCGAACAGGTCCGGCGGCTGCTCGAACAACTTGACGGCACCGGCAGTGACGGATTGCTAAGCGGAAAGGTCCGCCTGTTGCCGCTCAGCGGTCGACAAGCCGAAGACGCCTTGCGACAGCTGCAACTGTATTGGCGGATGACGGGACGCGACAACGCGATCCGTGTGCTTTCTCCCTCCGGCGGTATCGAATCCAACCGGATCCGCGAACGCAAGATCCAGCGGGCTCCCTCGGACTCGGACACGCAGACACCGCCATCAACACGCGAAGGAAGCAGCAACCTGGATGCCAGCCGATTCGATTCACGACGCTTCTATTACCTGACCCAAGCCCCGGCGGCAACGGCCGGAACTGAACCGGTCGGCGAGGATTCGGCCGCAAACACACAGCCGGTGGCGGTGTCACAGAGCCCGGACATCATGATCGAGTTGACGCCCAACGGAATTCGCATCGCATCGGACGACACCGAAGCGTTGGATGAACTCGAAGAGCTGTTGTCACAGCTGATCGGCCCGATGGGCGCCCAGAGCGAATTGCCGACGATCTATTGGCTGAAGTACCTCAAAGCCGATGTGGCGGCTGAAATGATCGCCAGCATTCTCGGCGGCGGCGATTCATCGAGCAGCCTGACCGACACGATCACCGGAGGACTCGGCGGCGGCATGCTGGGCGGATTGATGGGAATGGCCGGCGGCGGTGGCGGCGAGACATCCACGTCCAAGTCGATTTTGACATCGACCGGTTCGGTCAGCATCGTCCCCGACCTGCGACTGAACGCCTTGTTCGTCCAGGCCAACGAAGTCGATCTGCAGGTCATCGAAATGGTGCTCGAAAAACTGGACATCGAAGAGAGCCCCGAGGACATCGAATTGTCATCGACCCCACGGATGATTCCCGTGCTGTACCAGGATGCGACGGAAATCGCCAAGGTGGTCAAAGAGGTCTATGCCGATCGCATGGGCGGGGCCGATCAGGGCCGCAGCAACGGCGGTGGCGGCGGCGGTGGACGCGGCGGCGGCCAACCTTCGCCGGAAGATTTCATCGCGGCCCTGCGCGGTGGTCGCGGTGGTCGCGGCGGCGGCTCCGAAGCGGCCAAGAGCGAACGATCCAAAATCGTCGTGGCCGTCGACACACGAAGCAACTCCTTGGTGGTTACCGCGACGACGAAGGATTTCGAAGAGATTCAGATTCTGGTCGAGGCACTCGATCAAGGCGGTCGCGTCAACGAAGACGAAACCGTGGTCTACACGTTGCCCGGAACACTGAACGGAAACACGATCGTCCAAGCACTCGAAGCGATCCTGAGCGCGAAAGTGGAAACCAAGGAGAGCAGCTCCAGTTCATCGAGCACCCCGGGAACCCGCTCCGACGGTGACAACAACAACAGCTCCGATGCGGCCGACGCGATGCGACAACGGATCGAAGCGTTCCGAGCACGATTCGGTGGCGGAGGTGGCCGGCCCGGCGGATTCGGTGGATTCGGCGGCGGACGGCCCGGCGGCGGTGGGGGATCGCCGTTCGGCGGTGGCGGCGGTGGTCGACCCGGCGGCGGTGGCGGACGTCCCGGCGGCGGACGCTGA
- the egtB gene encoding ergothioneine biosynthesis protein EgtB: MSANAGTDGGTDTVATGDPQAVDRVDDAAVADPHHDVLMERYVRTRRFSEQVAQPLSAEDCSIQSMQDASPTRWHLAHTTWFFETFLLKPIGDYQVFDPSFEYLFNSYYNSVGQQYPRGKRGLISRPGLDQTLRYRAHVDQAMQTHFGRGELTDDQRQVLEIGINHEQQHQELMLTDLKHALSCNPLDPVYRDGECEQVDAMGAPTWIDVDSCVARIGHDGDSFCFDNELPRHRVFLEPYQIASRCVTNREYLEFMEDGGYQRPEFWLSLGWATVTQNHWKAPLYWSKQGSRWTEFTLSGRKAIRLDQPVCHVSYFEADAYARWAGCRLPTEAEWEHAVCRGLDRPLAANQRGNWSDDLIRSGRCIHPSSFGAAQRLDTTAGDVPNGSCDPTETPLADAMGNVWQWTSSHYSAYPGYRAPAGALGEYNGKFMCNVFVLKGGSCATPSGHVRPTYRNFFAPESRWQFTGIRLARS; encoded by the coding sequence ATGTCTGCAAATGCTGGTACAGACGGCGGCACCGACACGGTAGCGACTGGCGATCCGCAAGCCGTCGACCGGGTCGATGACGCGGCGGTTGCAGATCCGCACCACGACGTGTTGATGGAACGTTATGTTCGGACGCGGCGGTTTTCTGAACAGGTCGCACAGCCGCTGTCGGCTGAAGACTGCTCGATTCAATCGATGCAGGACGCCAGCCCGACGCGCTGGCATCTGGCACACACCACTTGGTTCTTCGAAACCTTTCTGCTGAAGCCGATCGGCGACTACCAGGTGTTCGATCCGAGTTTTGAGTATCTATTCAATTCCTATTACAACAGCGTGGGACAACAATACCCGCGCGGCAAACGTGGGCTGATCTCGCGTCCCGGTTTGGATCAGACGCTTCGCTATCGAGCGCATGTCGACCAGGCCATGCAGACGCACTTTGGCCGCGGCGAACTCACCGACGATCAACGCCAAGTATTGGAGATCGGAATCAATCACGAGCAACAGCATCAGGAATTGATGCTGACCGACTTGAAACACGCCCTGTCGTGCAACCCGCTCGATCCGGTTTACCGCGACGGAGAATGCGAGCAAGTCGACGCGATGGGGGCTCCGACGTGGATCGACGTCGACTCTTGTGTCGCCCGGATCGGTCATGACGGGGACTCGTTTTGCTTTGACAATGAATTGCCGCGACACCGAGTCTTTTTGGAGCCGTACCAAATCGCAAGTCGTTGTGTGACCAACCGCGAGTACCTGGAGTTTATGGAAGACGGCGGGTACCAGCGTCCGGAATTCTGGCTTTCGCTGGGATGGGCGACGGTCACGCAGAACCACTGGAAAGCGCCATTGTATTGGTCCAAACAGGGATCGCGATGGACCGAGTTCACGCTGTCCGGCCGCAAGGCGATTCGCTTGGATCAGCCCGTCTGTCATGTCAGCTACTTCGAAGCCGATGCCTACGCCCGCTGGGCAGGATGCCGATTGCCCACCGAAGCCGAATGGGAACATGCGGTCTGTCGCGGGCTCGACCGTCCGCTGGCGGCTAATCAACGCGGCAATTGGAGCGACGACCTGATCCGTTCCGGACGGTGCATTCATCCGTCGTCTTTCGGAGCGGCACAGCGTTTGGACACCACAGCAGGTGATGTCCCAAACGGTTCATGCGATCCGACCGAGACGCCGCTGGCCGATGCGATGGGGAACGTGTGGCAATGGACCAGCAGCCACTATTCGGCCTACCCGGGTTACCGTGCCCCCGCAGGCGCTCTTGGCGAATACAACGGAAAATTCATGTGCAACGTCTTTGTCCTGAAAGGCGGGTCCTGCGCGACGCCATCAGGGCATGTGCGTCCGACATACCGTAACTTCTTTGCTCCCGAGTCTCGTTGGCAATTCACCGGGATCCGACTGGCGAGGTCGTAA
- a CDS encoding patatin-like phospholipase family protein, which translates to MNTLQTTEDREPLSPEIGRRGGGNRRAVIALGGGGARGLAHLGVMEAIGESGVRTERIVGVSIGSLMGGLCAVDSDIKRVQAKAIGLLHSPVFSEKCRQLMAAASRVSARDRRESQQLGPADWFSLWYQRLERIMRHGHRLTKIIRSPSLLSDQILHEAIEALVPDIDLAETKVPLSIVAADLKSGHRIVLERGSLRKAILASTAIPGFFPPIQWDDMLLSDIGVLDAIPLSIAKSYASDLTVGVDVGSTVQRIDTFGTAIDVVMRMEEIGERLCRRHSLPHADILIRPDVGYLPWYDFTDPSTLIASGLRAARAALRGQISRTAVVA; encoded by the coding sequence GTGAATACCTTGCAAACGACCGAGGATCGCGAACCGTTGTCGCCGGAGATCGGCCGGCGGGGCGGAGGCAATCGGCGCGCCGTGATTGCACTCGGCGGCGGCGGGGCTCGTGGGCTTGCGCATTTAGGCGTCATGGAGGCGATCGGTGAATCGGGAGTTCGAACCGAGCGCATCGTTGGGGTCAGCATCGGCAGTTTGATGGGCGGCCTGTGTGCCGTCGATTCCGACATCAAACGGGTGCAGGCCAAAGCGATCGGACTCCTGCATTCGCCGGTCTTTTCCGAAAAATGCCGGCAGCTGATGGCAGCCGCTTCAAGGGTTTCGGCGCGCGACCGGCGGGAATCGCAACAGCTCGGGCCGGCCGATTGGTTCTCGTTGTGGTATCAACGCCTGGAACGGATCATGCGTCACGGACACCGGCTGACGAAAATCATCCGCAGCCCGTCGTTGCTGTCCGACCAGATCTTGCATGAAGCGATCGAGGCGCTCGTTCCCGACATCGATCTTGCCGAGACCAAAGTCCCGCTTAGCATCGTCGCGGCGGATCTGAAAAGCGGTCATCGCATCGTGTTGGAACGGGGATCACTGCGAAAAGCGATCCTGGCCTCCACCGCGATCCCCGGTTTTTTTCCACCGATCCAATGGGACGACATGTTGCTGTCGGACATCGGCGTGCTGGACGCGATCCCGCTGTCGATCGCGAAATCGTACGCTTCAGATCTAACCGTCGGCGTCGATGTCGGCAGCACCGTGCAGCGGATCGATACCTTTGGCACGGCAATCGATGTCGTGATGCGGATGGAAGAGATCGGCGAACGGCTTTGTCGACGCCATTCACTGCCACATGCCGATATTCTGATCCGTCCCGACGTCGGCTATCTGCCGTGGTACGACTTCACCGATCCATCGACGTTGATCGCATCCGGGTTGCGTGCAGCAAGAGCCGCCCTTCGGGGCCAAATCTCCCGTACAGCGGTCGTGGCGTGA
- the egtD gene encoding L-histidine N(alpha)-methyltransferase yields MFKTARPPASSQRRAFKHDVIEGLSDFPKRLPCKYFYDKRGSALFDQICELDEYYLTRTEQAIMDRYAAEMGAQIGAGAMLVEYGSGSSVKTRILLDHLIDPVAYVPVDISHRHLHQVADQLRDDYPQIEILPVTADFTRPFSLPRSRVAPTHSAVYFPGSTIGNFEPLHAEILLQSITDLCGCGGGLLIGIDLVKDVHVLERAYDDAAGVTAAFNLNLLHRIANELDAEIDVDAFEHVAFFNQDASRIEIYIRSMTEQVIRIDGETFPLRRGEMIHTEYSHKYTVDGFAQLAARAGLELHRSWIDDDRLFAVLHLVVAEDETFVAPQGSGKR; encoded by the coding sequence TTGTTCAAAACTGCACGACCGCCAGCATCGTCACAGCGACGGGCCTTCAAGCACGACGTAATTGAGGGGCTGAGTGATTTCCCCAAACGTCTGCCATGCAAGTACTTCTACGACAAACGCGGTTCGGCGTTGTTCGACCAGATCTGTGAACTGGACGAGTATTATCTGACCCGCACCGAACAGGCGATCATGGATCGGTATGCAGCCGAAATGGGGGCACAGATCGGTGCCGGTGCGATGCTGGTGGAATACGGCAGCGGCAGCAGTGTGAAAACACGAATCTTGCTGGACCATTTAATCGACCCGGTGGCTTACGTTCCGGTCGACATCTCCCACCGTCACCTGCACCAGGTCGCCGATCAACTTCGCGACGACTACCCGCAGATCGAAATCCTACCGGTCACGGCCGATTTCACCCGCCCGTTTTCGTTGCCCCGCTCGCGCGTCGCCCCGACCCACAGTGCGGTTTATTTCCCCGGATCGACGATCGGCAATTTCGAGCCGCTCCACGCTGAGATTCTGTTGCAATCGATCACTGACTTGTGCGGCTGTGGCGGGGGGCTGCTGATCGGCATCGACTTGGTCAAAGACGTGCACGTCTTAGAACGAGCCTATGACGATGCCGCCGGCGTCACGGCGGCGTTCAACTTGAATTTGCTGCATCGAATCGCCAACGAACTGGATGCGGAAATCGACGTCGATGCGTTTGAACACGTCGCGTTTTTCAATCAAGACGCTTCACGGATCGAGATTTACATCCGATCGATGACCGAGCAAGTCATTCGGATCGATGGCGAGACGTTTCCGCTCCGGCGTGGCGAAATGATCCACACGGAATACTCGCACAAATACACGGTCGACGGATTTGCTCAACTGGCCGCCCGTGCGGGGTTGGAACTGCATCGCAGCTGGATCGACGACGATCGGTTGTTCGCCGTGCTGCACTTGGTGGTCGCTGAAGACGAGACTTTCGTCGCGCCTCAAGGTTCGGGTAAACGGTAG
- a CDS encoding ThuA domain-containing protein yields MKSLHRLAACALLTCAVLFNPAPSSHVQGQDKPLKVLLVAGGCCHDYATQTKLLKEGIEKRINAEVTVEFNPSKTTGTRFEIYESDDWAEGYDVIVHDECSASVTERPYVNRILAAHRAGVPAVNLHCAMHSYRWGDFRNPVEIGAENAGWYEMIGVQSTGHGPQSPIEVNYTAPNHPITKGLVDWTTINEELYNNIRVFGNTEVLATGDQMQAPRKRDLQANPDAKPKSAMAVVVWTNLYGPNKTKIFSTTLGHNNETVGDDRYLDLLCRGVLWATDNLNAQE; encoded by the coding sequence ATGAAGTCGCTCCACCGTCTCGCCGCCTGCGCCCTGCTGACCTGTGCCGTCCTGTTCAACCCCGCTCCGTCCAGCCACGTCCAAGGCCAAGACAAGCCGCTGAAGGTGCTGCTGGTCGCCGGCGGCTGTTGCCACGATTACGCGACGCAAACCAAGCTGCTGAAGGAAGGGATCGAGAAACGGATCAACGCCGAAGTGACGGTGGAATTCAATCCCAGCAAGACGACCGGCACGAGGTTCGAGATCTATGAATCCGACGACTGGGCCGAAGGTTACGACGTGATCGTGCACGATGAGTGTTCGGCCTCGGTCACCGAGCGGCCCTACGTCAATCGGATCCTGGCGGCTCATCGTGCCGGCGTTCCCGCGGTCAACCTGCACTGCGCGATGCATAGCTATCGCTGGGGCGATTTCCGCAACCCCGTCGAAATCGGGGCCGAAAACGCCGGCTGGTACGAAATGATCGGTGTCCAATCCACCGGCCATGGTCCGCAATCACCGATCGAGGTCAACTACACGGCACCGAATCACCCGATCACCAAGGGGCTGGTCGATTGGACCACGATCAACGAGGAACTTTACAACAACATCCGTGTGTTCGGTAACACGGAAGTGTTGGCCACCGGCGATCAAATGCAAGCCCCGCGAAAACGAGACTTGCAAGCGAACCCGGATGCCAAACCCAAGTCCGCCATGGCGGTCGTGGTTTGGACTAATCTGTACGGGCCGAACAAGACGAAGATCTTCAGCACCACACTCGGCCACAATAACGAAACCGTCGGCGACGACCGCTATCTGGACCTGCTGTGCCGCGGAGTGTTGTGGGCAACCGACAACTTGAATGCCCAAGAATAG
- a CDS encoding GspE/PulE family protein gives MIMRAGEILRRRGLLSDAQLADTQASNAPDIVQAAVEKGFVGEREALEALAEEVGLDFVDLRDAEIDLSALEGFPQRLIYRQSLFPIRFQNGSVVVATPNPLDLYPLDEASAATGKNIIPIVAQRGEIARLMKRHLGVGSETVEDLMAAVSDDEDVELLEELETDGSELSEMAQEASVVRLVNEILLEAIETRASDIHIESQADGLLVRYRIDGILHRQPTPPEINRFQAAIISRLKIMARLNIAEKRLPQDGRIKLRVHGREVDIRLSVIPMIHGEGLVMRVLDKSAMVFDLGKLGMSNEIYQTYSKLIELPHGIILVTGPTGSGKTTTLYSSLLQIRSEETKIITTEDPVEYQLDGINQIQVHSKIGFTFAASLRSILRHDPDIVLVGEIRDLETAENAIQASLTGHLVFSTLHTNDASGAFTRLGDMGVEPFLVAGTVEGVMAQRLLRRLCPHCKEAFKPSPDEVPQDFPWDRAGDFTWYRPVGCRECRNLGYSGRMGIYELLVTNDEIRQLAQDRASSWVIRKAAVDAGMRTLRMDAWDKVIAGMTSIDEVLRVSKGEAL, from the coding sequence ATGATCATGCGAGCAGGTGAGATACTTCGACGACGCGGTCTGCTAAGCGACGCGCAGCTGGCCGATACACAAGCCAGCAACGCGCCCGATATCGTCCAGGCCGCTGTCGAAAAAGGATTCGTCGGCGAACGCGAGGCGCTGGAGGCACTTGCCGAAGAAGTCGGGCTGGATTTCGTCGACTTGCGGGACGCCGAGATCGACCTGTCCGCCTTGGAAGGTTTCCCCCAGCGGTTGATCTATCGACAGTCCCTGTTTCCGATCCGATTCCAAAACGGCTCGGTCGTCGTCGCAACGCCCAACCCGCTGGACTTGTACCCGCTGGATGAAGCCAGTGCGGCAACGGGCAAAAACATCATCCCGATCGTCGCCCAACGCGGCGAGATCGCACGGCTGATGAAGCGGCATTTGGGGGTCGGCAGCGAGACCGTCGAAGACTTGATGGCGGCCGTCTCGGATGATGAAGACGTCGAACTGCTGGAGGAACTGGAAACCGATGGCAGCGAACTGAGCGAGATGGCTCAGGAAGCGTCGGTCGTGCGTTTGGTCAACGAGATCTTGCTCGAAGCCATCGAAACGCGGGCCAGCGACATCCACATCGAATCCCAAGCCGATGGCTTATTGGTCCGCTATCGCATCGACGGGATCCTGCACCGCCAGCCCACGCCGCCGGAGATCAATCGGTTCCAGGCCGCCATCATCAGTCGTTTGAAAATCATGGCCCGGCTGAATATCGCCGAGAAACGATTGCCTCAAGACGGTCGCATCAAATTGCGTGTCCACGGCCGCGAGGTGGACATTCGTTTGAGTGTGATCCCGATGATCCACGGCGAAGGATTGGTCATGCGGGTGTTGGACAAATCCGCCATGGTCTTCGATCTGGGCAAGTTGGGGATGTCCAATGAAATCTATCAAACCTACAGCAAACTGATCGAGTTGCCGCACGGGATCATCCTGGTCACCGGTCCGACCGGTAGCGGTAAAACCACCACGCTGTACAGCAGTTTGCTGCAGATCCGCAGCGAAGAAACCAAGATCATCACCACCGAAGACCCGGTCGAATACCAGCTGGACGGAATCAATCAAATCCAAGTCCACTCTAAGATCGGATTCACCTTTGCCGCGTCGCTGCGAAGCATCTTGCGGCATGACCCCGACATCGTGCTGGTGGGGGAAATTCGCGACTTGGAAACCGCCGAAAACGCCATCCAGGCTTCGTTGACCGGGCACTTGGTGTTCAGCACCTTGCACACCAACGACGCCTCGGGGGCGTTCACCCGATTGGGCGACATGGGTGTCGAACCGTTCCTGGTCGCGGGAACCGTCGAAGGCGTGATGGCCCAGCGGCTGCTGCGTCGACTGTGTCCGCACTGTAAAGAAGCGTTCAAGCCGTCGCCGGACGAAGTGCCCCAGGATTTTCCTTGGGATCGCGCGGGAGACTTCACCTGGTACCGGCCCGTCGGTTGTCGTGAATGTCGCAACCTGGGCTATTCCGGGCGGATGGGTATTTACGAGTTGTTGGTCACAAACGACGAAATCCGTCAGCTGGCCCAAGATCGCGCCAGCAGCTGGGTGATTCGCAAAGCCGCGGTGGACGCCGGCATGCGGACGCTGCGGATGGATGCCTGGGACAAAGTGATCGCGGGCATGACCAGCATCGACGAAGTGCTCCGCGTTTCCAAGGGCGAGGCTCTCTAG
- the map gene encoding type I methionyl aminopeptidase: MLQKQRKLILNERQRDAMRHAGRVNASLMDYIRPHIKAGITTGRIDEMIAQWTLDNGHTAATLGYQNYPKSCCTSINEVICHGIPDEQELQEGDIVNIDVTTIVDGWHGDQSETFLIGEVSEERRAVTQCAFDCMHMAIDALTPGCTVSKIGETIVPEAHRRGFSVVREYVGHGLGKQFHLDPSIPHFPNRQSRIDRLFPGMCFTVEPMINAGTRYARCDKSDGWTVRTKDGRPSAQFEHTVLMTEDGPEILTQCNDGPRKGHQF; the protein is encoded by the coding sequence ATGCTGCAAAAGCAACGAAAACTGATCCTCAACGAGCGTCAACGCGATGCGATGCGTCACGCCGGACGCGTCAACGCCAGCTTGATGGACTACATCCGACCCCACATCAAGGCCGGAATCACGACGGGGCGAATCGACGAGATGATCGCCCAGTGGACTCTGGACAACGGTCACACCGCGGCGACGCTGGGGTATCAAAACTACCCCAAAAGCTGTTGCACGAGCATCAACGAAGTGATTTGCCATGGCATCCCTGACGAGCAAGAACTTCAAGAAGGCGACATCGTCAATATCGACGTGACCACCATCGTCGACGGCTGGCATGGGGACCAAAGCGAAACGTTCTTGATCGGCGAAGTTTCCGAGGAACGCCGGGCGGTCACCCAATGTGCGTTCGATTGCATGCACATGGCGATCGATGCGTTGACCCCCGGCTGCACCGTTTCCAAGATCGGGGAAACGATCGTCCCCGAAGCCCACCGTCGCGGGTTCTCTGTCGTCCGCGAATACGTCGGACACGGTCTGGGAAAACAGTTCCATCTGGACCCCTCGATCCCGCACTTCCCGAATCGACAAAGCCGCATCGATCGACTGTTCCCGGGGATGTGCTTCACCGTCGAACCGATGATCAATGCCGGAACACGCTACGCACGCTGCGACAAATCCGACGGCTGGACGGTGCGCACCAAAGACGGGCGTCCGTCGGCTCAGTTCGAACACACCGTGCTGATGACCGAGGACGGCCCGGAAATTCTGACCCAATGCAATGACGGCCCACGCAAAGGCCATCAGTTCTAA